In Porites lutea chromosome 7, jaPorLute2.1, whole genome shotgun sequence, a single window of DNA contains:
- the LOC140944302 gene encoding uncharacterized protein, which yields MNEVLCVGGRGHFLDVELPAAVTKEAYHNINLERNHFMTSRSLYYSKVRMATIAFVGLQCVNNSAVRCITVRSFTNANRTIDLKVNGSRFYDNKTNRKVLAATLQVTGTTTQSGTINIFNTSFVQSSEVAVSLTPNFNVWLEGVTVRSSLYGVQMVAYDTVVMNDSKLYLFANIHNCTFRNNLMDVYGLLNNSVRVDVRVTNTVFDGKEIQEKNWKNATFGIRIIIPLLDKQTTSKVNVEIENATFAGRPTNAFVFVAKGNKTITLRGCKFLDSFSLEMNEWIVEKYKNLPGYMTGQGAFLFLFDSDKLVDRGCVKGGERNDTHAQWIYNSRVLVENTLFQNNFGYAAGAIQIINGYVKFRRCNFTNNFALSNTGHVYAAYGSAKVEFQNCAFKRTEKKGTFKGISFAVGRFLHSESGGAIKIKSTSFEENFSERRARQRHILRISYGGYFDIDSNSTIQCPVGSSLHFYNFTHFHYDGGQDDTFCRINVTTEIFICLMCPSKMYSLQSGFSRGLAVRKGFSCLECPFGAHCDATNNIVAKRDFWGYEITNSSNFSSLTFVTCPEKYCRRQNYYIYHQDFNRCYGYRQGVLCGRCAPGFTESLFSTKCRKAEECRCNFQLWLFMAIYTIVLTFYLLKKPPLVRFLKDQIFWFKRDRRQQNLQRDSVLVKEETENGYVRITFYFYQVFDLLSTTSVETMMGKVPYISTMVAAFNFEVRILDEEIGCPFAGLTAVTKEMFLSALVFVAIGHVFTIYCLNLVVYRILKKHKPVLVHYVAVAMEILLLGYERLAETSLKLMHCVPIGSELRLYYDGNVVCWQWWQHCLLAFNVIFVVPFVGVLYLGSGKLYNKTISWKQFIGACIVPLPFLVYWLVKRSYTKQRGKPVSQNRYTRLSSLLDDGNSSHDSQECTNEISNILLGPFRTPSAHDQGTLYWESVLIGRRLVLLIFRAFIPNSMVCFLCILVACVLMAVHHLIKKPFRDRTADRMETFSLITLSCIAIINVTTATLASSAVRPQGPNKSIIVVLRWIQVALLSFPFALFALLILFAFLSQLVRFVILLKRKIWKAAHRMGI from the coding sequence ATGAATGAGGTTCTTTGCGTTGGGGGCAGAGGTCATTTCTTGGATGTTGAATTGCCCGCTGCTGTTACAAAAGAAGCGTACCATAACATTAATCTTGAACGCAATCATTTTATGACTTCCCGCAGCCTTTACTATTCCAAAGTGAGGATGGCCACGATCGCTTTTGTTGGTTTGCAGTGTGTAAATAACTCTGCAGTAAGATGTATCACAGTTCGTAGCTTTACAAACGCAAATAGAACAATCGACTTAAAAGTTAATGGGTCCCGCTTCTACGATAATAAAACGAATCGAAAAGTACTGGCCGCTACATTGCAAGTGACGGGAACTACAACTCAGTCTGGAACAATTAACATCTTCAACACATCGTTTGTTCAAAGCTCCGAAGTTGCAGTTAGCTTAACACCGAATTTCAATGTTTGGCTTGAAGGTGTAACTGTGAGGTCCTCGTTATATGGTGTCCAGATGGTTGCGTATGACACGGTTGTTATGAACGACAgcaaactttatttatttgcaaACATTCACAACTGTACCTTTCGAAATAACTTGATGGACGTGTACGGTTTGCTAAACAATAGCGTCCGCGTTGATGTTCGAGTGACCAACACAGTTTTTGATGGCaaagaaatacaagaaaaaaactggaagaacgCTACATTTGGTATTCGCATCATCATCCCCCTTCTAGACAAACAGACAACTTCGAAAGTAAACGTTGAAATAGAAAATGCAACCTTTGCAGGTCGACCAACTAATGCCTTTGTGTTTGTTGCCAAGGGAAACAAGACAATCACTCTGCGGGGTTGCAAGTTCCTTGACAGTTTCAGTCTAGAAATGAACGAGTGGATAGTGGAGAAATATAAAAACTTGCCAGGGTATATGACTGGCCAGGgagcgtttctttttcttttcgactCCGATAAGCTGGTAGACAGAGGATGTGTTAAAGGAGGGGAGAGAAACGACACCCATGCCCAGTGGATTTACAACAGTCGTGTTCTTGTTGAAAACAcgctatttcaaaacaactttgGGTATGCGGCGGGTGCGATTCAAATTATTAACGGTTATGTTAAGTTTCGAAGATGcaatttcacaaataattttGCCTTGAGCAACACAGGTCATGTATATGCTGCATACGGCAGTGCGAAGGTTGAGTTCCAGAACTGTGCTTTCAAGcgcacagaaaaaaaaggaactttcAAAGGCATTTCTTTTGCAGTTGGCAGATTTCTGCACTCGGAAAGCGGAGGAGCAATCAAGATAAAGAGCACctcttttgaagaaaatttcTCTGAAAGGCGAGCTCGTCAACGGCATATTCTCAGAATATCTTACGGTGGCTATTTCGATATCGACTCGAACTCTACCATTCAATGCCCAGTGGGAAGTTCGCttcatttttacaattttactcACTTCCACTATGATGGTGGGCAGGACGATACATTTTGTCGTATTAACGTTACAACTGAGATATTTATTTGCCTTATGTGCCCTTCAAAAATGTACAGTCTTCAAAGTGGATTTTCCAGAGGATTGGCCGTTCGCAAAGGCTTCAGTTGTCTTGAGTGCCCATTTGGAGCCCACTGCGACGCAACCAACAACATTGTCGCCAAACGAGATTTTTGGGGTTACGAAATAACAAACTCGAGCAATTTTTCGTCACTAACATTTGTGACTTGTCCTGAGAAGTATTGCCGCCGTCAAAATTACTACATATACCACCAGGACTTCAACCGTTGCTATGGTTACCGGCAAGGTGTTCTTTGCGGAAGATGTGCTCCTGGTTTTACTGAATCACTGTTTTCAACCAAATGTCGAAAAGCTGAAGAATGTAGATGCAATTTTCAATTGTGGCTTTTCATGGCAATATATACCATCGTTTTGACTTTCTATTTGTTGAAGAAACCTCCTCTTGTTCGTTTTCTGAAAGATCAAATTTTCTGGTTTAAAAGGGATCGTCGTCAACAGAACTTGCAAAGAGACTCGGTTCTCGTGAAAGAAGAAACCGAGAACGGCTATGTCAGAATTACGTTCTATTTCTACCAAGTATTCGACTTGCTAAGCACCACATCTGTGGAGACAATGATGGGAAAAGTTCCGTACATTTCCACGATGGTCGCTGCTTTTAACTTTGAAGTCCGAATCCTGGACGAGGAAATTGGCTGCCCCTTTGCTGGACTGACAGCCGTCACTAAGGAAATGTTCCTCTCCGCGCTGGTATTTGTTGCCATAGGTCATGTGTTTACGATCTACTGTCTTAATTTGGTGGTTTACCGAATATTGAAGAAACACAAGCCTGTGCTGGTTCATTACGTGGCTGTTGCCATGGAAATCCTCTTGCTTGGTTACGAGCGTCTTGCAGAAACGTCGCTCAAGTTAATGCACTGCGTACCGATAGGATCTGAACTGCGTCTTTACTACGATGGTAACGTTGTTTGCTGGCAATGGTGGCAGCACTGTCTTCTGgcttttaatgttattttcgtCGTTCCATTCGTCGGGGTTCTGTACCTGGGTTCCGGAAAGCTGTATAACAAGACCATATCATGGAAACAGTTTATTGGTGCGTGTATTGTTCCCCTACCGTTTCTCGTTTACTGGCTTGTTAAACGTTCATACACCAAACAGAGGGGAAAACCAGTCTCTCAAAATAGATACACCCGCCTTTCGTCGCTTCTTGACGATGGAAATTCCTCACATGATAGCCAAGAATGCACCAACGAAATTTCCAATATTTTGCTTGGCCCTTTCCGTACACCTAGTGCGCATGATCAAGGGACGCTCTACTGGGAAagcgttctgattggtcgaaggCTTGTGCTTCTCATATTTCGCGCCTTTATTCCCAATTCTATGGTTTGTTTTTTGTGCATATTAGTTGCCTGTGTTCTGATGGCAGTTCATCATTTAATCAAGAAGCCATTCCGGGACCGCACAGCAGATAGAATGGAAACTTTTTCTCTGATAACTTTGTCTTGTATCGCGATCATAAACGTGACAACAGCTACTCTCGCGTCCTCTGCAGTTCGCCCACAAGGTCCAAACAAAAGCATCATTGTCGTCTTACGGTGGATCCAAGTGGCTCTTCTCAGTTTTCCTTTTGCGCTGTTTGCGTTGTTGATCCTATTCGCATTCTTGTCGCAACTTGTTCGTTTTGTCATCTTGCTGAAGCGAAAAATCTGGAAGGCAGCACACCGAATGGGCATTTAA